From a single Nostoc edaphicum CCNP1411 genomic region:
- a CDS encoding glycosyltransferase family 9 protein has product MRVVALVPGGIGDQILFFPTLDDLKRHYPNAQIDVVVEPRSKAAYRVSKSVHEVLNFDFQDRNSLADWGNLIGNIRDREYDVVIAVKQIWLLGLLLWLTGIPIRIGYKGKGSVFLTHAVPFKPSQYAAAVYHDLLQPLEINSPVPELAVNVPKPDIEWAQKEQKRLGVNETGYILIHGGFGQLSQAKEQDKIYPVESWHQIIQGFQDKQPDLPVVVIKGTDDEQFVRSLLGSSPDIKVTSPDDIGKLTAMIAGANLMLSTDNAALQLSVAVQTYTIALFGPTDPAKLLPKNDKFLAIASPTGKTADVSPNAVLEKIWGG; this is encoded by the coding sequence ATGCGAGTAGTAGCCCTTGTACCTGGCGGAATTGGCGACCAAATTCTCTTCTTTCCGACTCTAGATGACCTGAAGCGCCATTACCCTAACGCTCAGATAGATGTCGTTGTTGAACCCCGGTCAAAGGCTGCCTACCGAGTGAGCAAGTCAGTTCACGAGGTGCTGAACTTTGATTTTCAAGACCGTAATAGTCTGGCAGATTGGGGTAACTTGATCGGCAACATTCGCGATCGCGAATACGATGTCGTCATTGCTGTTAAGCAAATTTGGTTGCTTGGTCTTTTGCTCTGGTTGACGGGAATTCCCATACGTATTGGCTACAAAGGCAAAGGTTCGGTTTTTCTGACCCACGCTGTGCCATTTAAACCATCCCAGTATGCGGCGGCAGTATATCACGATTTGCTGCAACCATTGGAAATAAATAGTCCTGTCCCAGAGTTAGCAGTAAATGTGCCCAAACCAGACATTGAGTGGGCACAAAAGGAACAAAAACGCTTAGGGGTGAATGAAACAGGCTATATCTTGATTCATGGCGGTTTTGGCCAGTTATCCCAGGCTAAAGAACAGGATAAAATTTACCCTGTCGAAAGTTGGCATCAAATTATTCAAGGCTTCCAAGATAAGCAGCCGGATTTGCCTGTGGTGGTGATTAAGGGAACTGACGATGAGCAGTTTGTGCGATCGCTTCTGGGGTCTTCTCCAGATATCAAGGTGACTTCTCCAGATGATATTGGCAAGTTAACTGCTATGATCGCCGGGGCAAATTTGATGTTGTCTACTGATAATGCGGCACTACAACTGAGTGTTGCAGTCCAAACTTATACCATCGCCCTATTTGGGCCTACCGATCCAGCTAAGTTGTTGCCGAAAAACGATAAATTCCTGGCCATTGCATCCCCCACGGGAAAAACGGCGGATGTTTCACCAAACGCCGTTTTAGAGAAAATCTGGGGTGGCTAA
- the ispD gene encoding 2-C-methyl-D-erythritol 4-phosphate cytidylyltransferase: MYLLIPAAGIGKRMGSNRNKLLLKVRSQPIIAWTLLAAEAATTISWIGIISQPTDWPDFKAILADLKLTKPVEFIQGGSTRQESVYNGLQSLPVAAEQVLIHDGARCLATPDLFNSCAEAIRHCPGLIAGVPVKDTIKIVDEQGIIQETPDRQKLWAAQTPQGFNVKLLKQCHAEGVRQGWEVTDDAALFEKCGIEVRIVEGEETNLKVTTPQDLAIAEFILTTRGF; the protein is encoded by the coding sequence GTGTATTTACTAATTCCAGCTGCGGGCATCGGAAAAAGAATGGGGAGTAACCGCAATAAACTCCTACTGAAAGTGCGATCGCAACCAATTATTGCTTGGACTCTATTAGCCGCAGAAGCCGCCACTACCATCAGTTGGATCGGGATTATTTCTCAGCCGACTGATTGGCCAGATTTCAAGGCAATTCTCGCCGATCTCAAGCTGACTAAACCAGTAGAATTCATTCAAGGTGGCTCCACCCGCCAAGAATCTGTTTACAATGGCTTGCAATCCTTGCCAGTAGCCGCAGAACAAGTGTTGATTCACGATGGCGCTAGATGCCTAGCCACACCAGATTTATTTAACTCTTGTGCCGAGGCCATTCGCCACTGTCCCGGTTTAATTGCTGGTGTACCCGTCAAAGACACCATCAAAATTGTCGATGAACAAGGCATAATTCAAGAAACACCCGATAGACAAAAATTGTGGGCAGCACAAACTCCCCAAGGATTTAATGTCAAGTTATTGAAACAGTGCCACGCTGAAGGAGTCCGTCAAGGTTGGGAAGTAACTGACGACGCTGCTTTATTTGAAAAATGCGGTATTGAAGTGCGAATTGTCGAGGGAGAGGAGACAAATTTGAAAGTGACAACTCCACAAGATTTAGCGATCGCAGAATTTATTCTCACAACTAGAGGATTTTGA
- the scpB gene encoding SMC-Scp complex subunit ScpB translates to MITATATKIEAILYLKGKPLSLGEIAEYAACDRASVKEGIIELMDNYAHRDSALEVIETPDGYSLQLRSDFHDLVQTMIPVELGVGALRTLAAIALNSPILQSDLINLRGSGVYQHVPELVELGFIRKRRDSDSRSYSLQVTPKFHQYFQIEQLPQILATTQKEEQLELELELKGVGSEE, encoded by the coding sequence ATGATTACAGCCACAGCGACGAAGATAGAAGCAATTCTTTATTTAAAAGGTAAACCCTTGTCGCTCGGCGAAATCGCCGAGTATGCCGCGTGCGATCGCGCCAGTGTCAAAGAAGGCATAATTGAACTCATGGACAACTATGCCCACCGAGATAGCGCCCTAGAGGTCATAGAAACTCCAGATGGTTATAGTTTGCAACTACGGTCTGATTTTCATGATTTAGTGCAAACGATGATACCAGTAGAATTGGGTGTAGGTGCATTACGGACTTTAGCTGCGATCGCCCTTAATAGTCCCATACTCCAAAGTGACTTGATTAACCTGCGAGGTTCAGGAGTATATCAGCACGTTCCAGAACTCGTAGAACTTGGTTTCATCCGCAAACGCCGAGACAGCGATTCTCGTTCCTACTCACTCCAAGTAACCCCAAAATTTCATCAGTATTTCCAAATCGAACAACTCCCCCAAATACTTGCCACCACACAAAAGGAAGAACAACTAGAACTAGAACTAGAACTAAAGGGAGTGGGGAGTGAGGAGTAG
- a CDS encoding DUF760 domain-containing protein, whose product MVFNPDFLNDNSEEHPNQLLSDHSEEYPNQLLKYLQHQSPDVLARIAQSASPEIKQIISQNVQGLVGMLPAENFNVQITTDRDNLAGLLASAMMTGYFLRQMEQRMQLEHLSNGQ is encoded by the coding sequence ATGGTGTTTAATCCTGACTTTTTGAATGACAACTCCGAGGAACACCCTAATCAACTTCTTTCCGACCACTCTGAGGAATACCCTAATCAGTTACTCAAATATTTACAGCATCAGTCTCCTGATGTTTTAGCTAGGATTGCTCAGTCCGCCAGCCCCGAAATTAAACAAATCATCTCGCAAAATGTCCAAGGGCTAGTAGGAATGCTCCCAGCAGAAAATTTCAACGTGCAAATCACAACAGATCGGGATAACTTAGCTGGACTTCTAGCGTCGGCCATGATGACGGGGTATTTTCTGCGCCAGATGGAGCAGAGAATGCAGTTAGAGCATTTGTCTAATGGTCAATAA
- a CDS encoding HhoA/HhoB/HtrA family serine endopeptidase: protein MKLSLKQLAVYVFLLVIGGGAGLLGSRYLLPQSRSFQQLKNVTMALPPESVVPNSPNGAIGATGGDNVNFIATAVQKVGPAVVRINATRKVANPISDALKNPLLRRFFGEDEQPIPQERIERGTGSGFILSENGELLTNAHVVADTDTVQVTLKDGRTLEGKVVGVDSVTDVAVVKIKADNLPTVKLGNSQNLIPGQWAIAIGNPLGLDNTVTIGIISATDRTSTQVGVPDKRVSFIQTDAAINPGNSGGPLLNAQGEVIGVNTAIRADAQGLGFAIPIETAARIANQLFTKGRVVHPFLGIDMADLSPSRKQQINQENQLNIQQDAGIVIKGVTDDSPAKRGGLLPGDVIQKVNGKPVKTSAQVQKLVESSQVGDVLAIEVNRSGKIQTFKVQSGAYPEKK, encoded by the coding sequence ATGAAGTTATCTTTAAAGCAACTGGCGGTTTATGTGTTTTTACTGGTGATTGGCGGTGGTGCAGGTTTGTTGGGCAGTCGCTATCTCCTGCCACAAAGTCGCTCCTTCCAACAGTTAAAAAATGTAACGATGGCTTTGCCACCAGAATCCGTAGTTCCGAATTCTCCTAACGGAGCAATTGGAGCTACTGGGGGCGATAACGTGAATTTTATTGCGACGGCAGTCCAAAAAGTTGGCCCGGCTGTAGTGCGAATTAATGCCACTCGCAAAGTAGCTAATCCTATCTCTGATGCATTGAAAAATCCCCTCTTGCGGCGATTCTTTGGAGAAGATGAGCAACCGATTCCCCAAGAACGTATTGAGCGCGGTACAGGATCGGGATTTATTTTGAGCGAAAATGGAGAATTGCTCACTAATGCTCATGTGGTAGCCGACACAGATACAGTACAAGTCACCCTCAAGGATGGTCGGACTTTAGAGGGGAAGGTCGTGGGAGTGGATTCTGTGACAGATGTGGCTGTGGTGAAAATAAAAGCCGATAATTTACCAACAGTAAAGCTGGGAAATTCACAAAACTTGATACCAGGACAATGGGCGATCGCTATTGGCAATCCTCTAGGTTTAGATAATACTGTCACTATCGGTATCATCAGCGCTACGGATCGCACTAGCACTCAAGTTGGTGTCCCAGATAAGCGAGTCAGCTTCATCCAAACTGATGCCGCAATTAACCCTGGTAATTCTGGTGGCCCCTTGTTAAACGCTCAAGGCGAAGTGATTGGTGTTAATACAGCAATTCGCGCTGATGCTCAAGGACTCGGTTTTGCCATCCCCATTGAAACCGCCGCCCGCATCGCCAATCAACTTTTTACCAAAGGGCGTGTGGTACATCCCTTTTTGGGTATTGACATGGCAGACCTTTCTCCAAGCAGAAAACAGCAGATTAATCAAGAAAATCAACTGAATATTCAGCAAGACGCTGGGATTGTGATTAAAGGAGTCACAGACGATTCCCCAGCCAAGCGTGGAGGACTGCTTCCTGGAGATGTGATTCAAAAAGTTAACGGTAAACCAGTCAAAACCTCAGCCCAAGTTCAGAAGCTGGTAGAGTCCAGCCAAGTTGGCGACGTTTTAGCGATCGAAGTCAACCGTAGCGGTAAAATTCAAACCTTTAAAGTCCAATCAGGAGCTTATCCTGAAAAGAAGTAG
- a CDS encoding LysM peptidoglycan-binding domain-containing M23 family metallopeptidase, protein MTLPFRQLFLCSLVSALGLVSILPNTNSANAAVGGCPTPALSRFQRHKVVRGETLESIAQRYNLIPTTIIGMNPALQNGATAAVGSVLQIPPYNGIVVEVPRGQTWRQVAAQYKVRADSLFEVNGCQQDPRVVFVPGVNWSPNGVVTKSPLPADTGTPNPASLTGYPLAQVVTVALPYGWQINPATGEVFFHSGIDLLAPIGTDVLAIAPGTVAFANDQGSYGKLVIINHSGGLQSRYAQLDSIKVTVGQQLKKGDLLGTVGTSGRPTSTQPHLHFEVRSTSSLGWVAQDPKGYLNK, encoded by the coding sequence ATGACTTTACCTTTTCGTCAACTGTTTCTCTGTAGCTTAGTTAGCGCCTTGGGCCTAGTATCCATACTGCCAAACACCAATAGCGCCAATGCTGCTGTGGGTGGTTGCCCAACTCCAGCTTTATCTCGCTTCCAACGCCATAAAGTTGTTCGTGGCGAAACTTTGGAGAGCATAGCGCAGCGCTACAATCTCATTCCTACAACTATTATTGGCATGAATCCAGCTTTGCAGAATGGTGCAACTGCCGCCGTTGGTAGTGTACTTCAAATTCCTCCCTACAATGGGATTGTAGTCGAAGTACCTCGTGGTCAAACTTGGCGACAAGTGGCGGCACAATACAAAGTTCGTGCTGATAGTCTTTTTGAAGTGAATGGTTGCCAACAAGACCCCAGAGTTGTGTTTGTTCCGGGGGTAAATTGGTCGCCAAATGGTGTTGTCACTAAATCTCCTTTACCTGCTGATACAGGTACGCCAAACCCTGCATCTCTGACTGGATACCCCTTGGCGCAAGTGGTAACTGTGGCATTACCTTACGGCTGGCAAATTAATCCTGCAACTGGTGAAGTTTTCTTCCACAGTGGTATTGACTTATTAGCACCAATTGGTACAGATGTGCTAGCGATCGCACCCGGAACCGTAGCCTTTGCCAACGACCAAGGTTCTTATGGCAAGTTGGTCATTATCAACCACAGTGGCGGACTCCAAAGCCGCTACGCCCAGCTTGACAGTATCAAAGTTACCGTAGGTCAGCAACTAAAAAAAGGAGACTTACTAGGAACGGTAGGCACTAGTGGAAGACCAACTTCCACTCAACCGCATCTCCATTTTGAAGTGCGTTCTACCTCATCTCTGGGTTGGGTCGCGCAAGATCCCAAGGGTTATTTAAATAAATGA
- a CDS encoding isochorismatase, with translation MNTQKTTQLSIPLHFKSDKVGEVSRVPYQERAAEAEIWAKQHDIKPASLDKTRICLLLIDVQNTFCIPGFELFVGGKSGNAAVDDNVRLCEFIYRNLGVITKIVPTLDTHTATQIFHPIFWVNAAGEHPTPAATSITPLDIEQGIWKVNPAVANSVTNGDYELLEKHAYHYVKQLSQDGKYPLTIWPYHSMLGGIGHALVSSIEEAIFFHGIARQSQTQFEIKGENPLTENYSILRPEVLEDFEQRPLAQKNTRLIKQLLEFDAVIIGGQAKSHCVAWTIDDLLTEVKQVDANLAKKIYLLEDCTSPVVVPGVVDYTEQADAAFKRFAEAGMHIVKSSEFGNWA, from the coding sequence ATGAACACCCAAAAAACAACCCAACTATCCATTCCTCTGCACTTTAAATCCGATAAGGTCGGTGAAGTTTCACGCGTACCTTACCAAGAACGTGCCGCCGAAGCTGAAATTTGGGCAAAACAACACGATATCAAACCAGCATCTTTAGATAAAACCCGTATTTGCCTACTATTAATTGATGTCCAAAACACCTTCTGCATTCCTGGTTTTGAATTATTTGTAGGTGGAAAATCCGGTAATGCGGCGGTGGATGATAACGTCAGATTATGTGAGTTTATCTATCGAAACTTGGGGGTAATTACAAAAATTGTACCTACTCTAGATACTCACACAGCAACGCAAATATTCCATCCGATCTTTTGGGTTAACGCCGCCGGAGAACATCCCACTCCAGCAGCGACTAGCATCACACCATTAGATATTGAACAAGGTATTTGGAAAGTTAACCCAGCCGTTGCTAACAGTGTTACTAATGGGGATTATGAATTATTAGAAAAACACGCTTACCATTACGTTAAGCAACTCAGTCAAGACGGTAAATATCCCCTCACAATTTGGCCTTATCATTCTATGTTGGGGGGTATTGGTCATGCTTTAGTTTCATCGATAGAAGAAGCAATATTTTTCCACGGTATTGCGCGTCAGAGTCAGACGCAATTTGAAATCAAAGGTGAAAATCCTTTAACAGAAAACTATTCCATATTACGTCCAGAGGTGTTAGAAGATTTTGAACAACGTCCACTTGCTCAGAAGAATACGCGCCTGATTAAACAACTTTTAGAATTTGATGCTGTAATTATTGGCGGTCAAGCTAAAAGTCATTGTGTCGCCTGGACAATTGATGATTTATTAACAGAAGTTAAACAGGTAGATGCTAACCTTGCGAAAAAAATCTATCTACTAGAAGATTGCACTTCTCCTGTTGTTGTCCCCGGTGTTGTGGACTACACAGAACAGGCAGATGCAGCGTTTAAAAGGTTTGCAGAGGCAGGAATGCACATCGTAAAATCTAGCGAATTTGGGAATTGGGCATAG
- the ispG gene encoding (E)-4-hydroxy-3-methylbut-2-enyl-diphosphate synthase gives MQTLPAANTSNPTSSQDTFDTTIKRRKTRPVKVGNVTIGGGYPVVVQSMINEDTLDIDGSVAGIRRLHEIGCEIVRVTVPSMAHAKALAEIKQKLIKTYQDVPIVADVHHNGLKIAVEVAKHIEKVRINPGLYVFEKPNINRTEYTKTEFDEIGDKIRETLEPLVVSLRDQGKSMRIGVNHGSLAERMLFTYGDTPEGMVESAIEFIRICESLDFRNLVISMKASRVPVMVAAYRLIAKRMDELGMDYPLHLGVTEAGDGEYGRIKSTAGIATLLADGIGDTIRVSLTEAPEKEIPVCYSILQALGLRKTMVEYVACPSCGRTLFNLEEVLHKVREATKHLTGLDIAVMGCIVNGPGEMADADYGYVGKTPGYISLYRGREEIKKVPEDKGVEELINLIKADERWVEP, from the coding sequence ATGCAAACTCTGCCCGCAGCAAATACTTCAAATCCCACATCAAGTCAAGATACCTTTGATACAACCATCAAGCGGCGTAAAACCCGTCCCGTAAAGGTGGGAAATGTCACCATTGGCGGTGGCTACCCCGTTGTGGTGCAGTCAATGATTAACGAAGACACCCTTGATATTGATGGTTCCGTGGCTGGTATTCGTCGTCTGCACGAAATTGGCTGCGAAATTGTCCGCGTCACAGTGCCAAGTATGGCTCATGCTAAAGCTTTAGCCGAAATTAAACAAAAATTAATTAAAACTTACCAAGACGTGCCAATTGTGGCTGATGTCCATCACAATGGGCTGAAAATCGCCGTGGAAGTCGCCAAGCACATAGAAAAAGTACGGATTAATCCGGGCTTGTATGTGTTTGAAAAGCCAAACATCAATAGAACTGAATATACAAAAACCGAATTTGACGAAATTGGCGATAAAATCCGCGAAACCTTAGAGCCTCTGGTAGTTTCCTTGCGTGATCAAGGGAAATCGATGCGAATTGGGGTAAATCACGGTTCCCTTGCAGAGAGAATGCTATTTACTTACGGTGACACCCCCGAAGGAATGGTGGAATCCGCTATAGAATTCATCCGCATCTGTGAATCTTTGGATTTCCGCAACTTGGTAATTTCCATGAAAGCCTCACGAGTACCGGTGATGGTAGCCGCCTATCGCCTCATCGCCAAGCGCATGGATGAACTGGGTATGGATTATCCGTTACATTTAGGCGTTACGGAAGCCGGTGATGGCGAATACGGGCGAATTAAATCCACGGCCGGTATTGCTACCTTACTTGCTGATGGCATTGGCGATACCATTCGCGTCTCATTGACAGAAGCACCAGAAAAAGAAATTCCCGTTTGCTACAGCATTCTCCAAGCTTTGGGATTGCGAAAAACAATGGTGGAATACGTCGCTTGTCCTTCCTGTGGACGCACTTTGTTTAACCTAGAGGAAGTGCTGCACAAAGTTCGGGAAGCAACTAAACACTTAACTGGTTTGGATATTGCAGTTATGGGTTGTATTGTCAATGGCCCCGGAGAAATGGCAGATGCCGATTATGGCTATGTTGGCAAAACACCTGGTTACATTTCTTTGTACCGTGGCCGAGAAGAAATTAAAAAAGTCCCAGAAGATAAAGGTGTAGAGGAATTAATTAACCTCATTAAGGCAGATGAACGCTGGGTAGAACCATAA
- the hisD gene encoding histidinol dehydrogenase: protein MLRIITQQADVRAELQRICDRTHDEQVLHKEATVREVLQAVKRQGDKAVLHYTAEFDKQTLKAEELRVTGSELDAAYQQVSKELLDAVRLACRQIEAFHRQRVPKSWVHFGDDEVVLGKRYTPVDRAGLYVPGGRAAYPSTVLMNAIPAKVAAVPHVVMVTPPGPGGAINPAVLVAAQEAGVQEIYRIGGAQAIAALAYGTETIPKVNVITGPGNIYVTLAKKLVYGTVGIDSLAGPSEVLVIADETANPVHVAADLLAQAEHDPMAAAILLTTDAALAKNVQVALERQLVDHPRRIDTEKAIAHYGLIIVVESLQAAAELSNEFAPEHLELEVKDPWALLPQIRHAGAIFLGYSTPEAVGDYLAGPNHTLPTSGAARYASALGVETFLKHSSIIQYSQTALQNVAGAIDVLATAEGLPSHADSVRRRIQQEE from the coding sequence ATGCTGCGAATCATTACTCAGCAGGCAGACGTCAGAGCAGAACTGCAACGGATCTGCGATCGCACCCATGACGAACAGGTGCTTCACAAAGAAGCAACGGTACGAGAAGTTTTGCAAGCAGTGAAGCGCCAAGGCGACAAAGCTGTATTGCATTACACAGCCGAATTTGACAAACAAACCCTGAAAGCAGAAGAACTCCGAGTTACAGGCTCGGAATTGGATGCAGCCTATCAGCAGGTGTCAAAGGAATTGCTTGATGCAGTTCGGCTAGCTTGCCGCCAAATTGAAGCGTTTCATCGTCAGCGAGTACCGAAAAGCTGGGTACACTTTGGCGACGATGAAGTAGTGCTGGGCAAACGCTACACTCCCGTAGACCGAGCCGGGTTGTATGTGCCTGGTGGCCGTGCCGCCTATCCCAGTACGGTGCTGATGAATGCAATTCCGGCCAAGGTAGCTGCTGTACCCCACGTGGTGATGGTAACACCACCAGGCCCAGGGGGTGCAATTAATCCCGCAGTCTTAGTAGCTGCCCAAGAAGCAGGGGTGCAAGAAATTTATCGCATTGGGGGCGCACAAGCGATCGCCGCTTTAGCCTATGGCACTGAAACCATTCCGAAAGTGAATGTAATTACTGGGCCTGGTAACATTTATGTCACCCTAGCGAAAAAACTTGTCTACGGCACAGTTGGGATTGATTCTTTGGCAGGCCCCAGCGAAGTGCTGGTGATTGCCGACGAAACCGCAAATCCAGTGCATGTAGCTGCTGACTTGTTGGCCCAAGCCGAACACGATCCAATGGCGGCAGCGATTTTGCTGACGACAGATGCGGCTTTGGCGAAGAACGTGCAAGTAGCCTTGGAAAGACAGCTAGTGGATCACCCACGGCGAATAGACACAGAAAAAGCGATCGCTCACTACGGCTTGATTATCGTTGTGGAATCGCTCCAAGCAGCAGCAGAACTCTCAAATGAATTTGCTCCCGAACACCTGGAATTAGAAGTCAAAGACCCTTGGGCACTCTTACCACAGATTCGCCACGCTGGGGCAATCTTTTTGGGTTACTCAACACCAGAAGCTGTAGGAGACTATTTGGCAGGCCCTAATCATACCTTGCCAACTTCTGGTGCTGCCCGCTATGCTTCGGCATTGGGGGTTGAAACTTTCTTAAAACACTCCAGTATTATTCAATACTCCCAAACCGCACTGCAAAATGTGGCTGGTGCAATTGATGTGCTAGCAACAGCAGAGGGTTTACCTTCTCATGCTGATTCAGTACGACGCCGAATTCAGCAAGAAGAGTGA
- a CDS encoding universal stress protein has product MLNSVLVALDGSEISERVIQTLDNLAFSKDAKVILCHVFPTPESEMELPADRPQPESPTFSYFHIEKQLQSYQEKLSVTSELELVTGDPAEEIIRLANIYKTDLIIIGSRGLMGMKRIVQGSVSSQVAEEANCSVLVVKPR; this is encoded by the coding sequence GTGCTAAATAGTGTTTTGGTAGCTCTGGACGGTTCGGAAATTTCAGAACGAGTAATTCAGACTTTAGATAATTTGGCTTTTTCAAAAGACGCCAAGGTTATTCTTTGCCATGTGTTTCCTACGCCAGAGTCAGAAATGGAACTACCCGCTGATCGTCCTCAGCCAGAGTCCCCAACATTTTCTTATTTTCATATTGAAAAACAACTGCAATCCTATCAGGAAAAGTTATCAGTCACAAGTGAGTTAGAACTAGTAACTGGTGATCCTGCTGAAGAAATTATTCGCCTTGCCAATATTTACAAAACTGACTTGATCATAATTGGCAGTCGGGGATTGATGGGGATGAAGCGAATTGTTCAGGGTTCTGTCAGCAGTCAAGTTGCAGAAGAGGCTAATTGTTCGGTGTTGGTCGTTAAACCAAGGTAA
- a CDS encoding Uma2 family endonuclease codes for MTITTPKITFEEYLKYDDGTDTRYELVNGELIPMSLGSGKHGAITEFLNVCFRGEILRLKWDWTSKQMVIGVRSPRAGRWDTSRIPDVVVIPLPQWRELRNREAVIELNEPPPLLVVEVVSESTKIVDYRAKRVEYNVLNIPEYWIVDPLTNKVTIFTLIEELYEPIEFFGRDRIQSQTFPHLELTVEQVLTADN; via the coding sequence ATGACTATAACCACCCCAAAAATAACCTTTGAAGAATACCTGAAATATGATGATGGCACTGATACCCGCTACGAATTGGTCAATGGAGAACTAATTCCCATGAGTCTGGGAAGTGGGAAACATGGCGCGATAACAGAATTTCTCAATGTTTGTTTCCGAGGAGAAATTCTCCGACTAAAGTGGGATTGGACTTCTAAACAAATGGTTATCGGTGTTCGTTCTCCCCGTGCTGGCAGATGGGATACATCAAGGATTCCAGATGTAGTTGTGATTCCGTTACCTCAATGGCGAGAGTTGAGAAACCGAGAGGCAGTTATTGAACTCAACGAACCACCCCCCTTATTAGTGGTGGAAGTCGTCAGTGAGTCAACAAAAATTGTAGATTACCGAGCCAAGCGAGTTGAGTATAACGTTTTAAATATTCCAGAGTATTGGATTGTCGATCCATTAACTAACAAAGTGACTATTTTTACATTGATTGAAGAATTATACGAACCAATAGAGTTTTTTGGTCGTGATCGTATTCAATCTCAAACTTTTCCACATTTAGAATTAACAGTTGAACAAGTGTTAACAGCCGACAATTAA
- the hslO gene encoding Hsp33 family molecular chaperone HslO — protein sequence MADQLIRATAAEGGIRAIGVITTRLTEEARGRHKLSYVATAALGRTMAAGLLMASSMKRTGSRVNVRVKGDGPLGGILVDAGLDGTVRGYVGNPSVELPPNAKGKLDVGGAVGDGYLYVVRDIGYGYPYSSTVELVSGEIGDDVAHYLVNSEQTPSALVLGVFVGAGGVTAAGGLLVQVLPKAARDEALVEMLESRVAGLAGFTPLLQAGKTLPEILGDLLGDMGLVIFPERQMLRFHCGCSFDRVLGALKILGEAELQDMIIKDDGAEATCEFCGNVYQASSDHLAQLIADLQAESTVSG from the coding sequence ATGGCGGATCAGTTAATTCGTGCAACAGCAGCCGAAGGTGGAATTCGTGCCATAGGTGTGATCACCACACGTTTAACAGAAGAAGCGCGAGGACGCCACAAGCTTTCTTATGTGGCAACGGCAGCACTGGGTAGGACGATGGCGGCGGGTTTGTTAATGGCTTCTAGTATGAAGCGAACTGGATCAAGGGTCAATGTCCGGGTTAAGGGCGATGGGCCTTTAGGTGGCATATTGGTAGATGCAGGCTTAGATGGCACGGTACGCGGATATGTCGGGAATCCATCTGTAGAATTGCCTCCCAATGCCAAAGGTAAGCTAGATGTTGGTGGTGCTGTGGGTGATGGCTACCTCTATGTTGTACGGGATATCGGTTATGGTTATCCTTACTCTAGTACAGTAGAACTAGTTTCTGGCGAAATTGGCGATGACGTAGCTCATTATCTGGTGAATTCCGAACAAACACCTTCAGCTTTAGTTTTAGGTGTGTTCGTGGGAGCAGGGGGAGTAACTGCGGCTGGAGGATTACTAGTACAAGTATTACCCAAAGCTGCCAGAGACGAAGCCCTAGTAGAAATGTTGGAATCGCGGGTTGCTGGTCTAGCAGGATTTACGCCATTGTTGCAAGCTGGGAAAACCTTACCTGAAATTCTTGGCGACTTGTTGGGAGATATGGGGCTAGTAATCTTTCCCGAACGGCAAATGCTGCGCTTCCACTGTGGTTGTTCTTTTGATCGCGTTTTGGGGGCACTGAAGATTTTGGGAGAAGCTGAACTGCAAGATATGATTATTAAAGATGATGGTGCTGAAGCAACTTGCGAGTTTTGCGGCAACGTCTACCAGGCAAGTAGCGATCACTTAGCTCAACTAATTGCCGATTTGCAAGCTGAATCTACCGTTTCAGGATAA